The Carnobacterium divergens genome includes a window with the following:
- a CDS encoding WxL domain-containing protein, with amino-acid sequence MNKYIRKLLFVVGLTLIGWHYCPLNVSAEISQESLVDRPQPTSDKVTDINLLTKYNLLKGSKFRAYFYDKWWEYGSIDQDNNILNRSYQPLGSLKKFDDISFSFMVNGNSKMLMVARTFLVKPGHEYQVSYSLKNASYDPLYPLTLNMAIVPGSTFGGIPYKTLPNTFDTMMYQNFKVDIETAKEASYTVNMDSIQVYQGIISTNTTIIDLNQNIIEARRDVEKLFTDNTYTKLKEFVTQKELDSVKKTVDLVVNSTERTFLLQYTELAQKFLDDVQMTLTTTEINDNIESLNNKEVKGTTYPHAYVRITGKTSLPTASLLSPFKDDPKNFTIQADELGNYTVRLENDEHFIAGEKIVVEANRHGKQAIENVVVKDKTPPKGEAKSIHSILKDAIPTPDKFVTDLNDSNPNNKKITAEYSTKNNSDQLQQMMQKSGTYTVYVMIKDEASNSTEIQSELIVYDSNSLLESTDFQMDQEELLSFSNEEMANHFLRSSQTQAYLIKDTNKIDLTDKLQLRGLDTFKKELGSYTLSYFLSKEDSGLTIDLTSEFIVTVTQPDASKPVEPTNPQPETSVDAENEGTGNKGYLRMDYAPSIFDFGKLKTSFLNKTYQAKQPLSVSGKPLTRQWVQVSDTRSSSNGWTLSVHQSTPFVGSDGSTLKGAILRIPKGTIYNTLSNEIPVSDTSIISHEISLSETPTAILATPKNKNRGKKITTNVWNPSQVTLYVPSGSAKNKVHYQTTVNWSLMTDVPN; translated from the coding sequence TTGAATAAATATATAAGAAAACTTCTTTTTGTTGTGGGTCTCACCTTAATCGGATGGCACTATTGTCCACTAAATGTATCTGCTGAAATTAGTCAAGAATCTCTAGTAGATAGACCTCAACCAACATCAGATAAGGTAACAGACATAAATCTGTTAACTAAGTATAATTTATTAAAAGGTAGTAAATTCAGAGCGTATTTTTATGATAAGTGGTGGGAATACGGAAGCATAGATCAAGACAATAATATATTAAATCGGAGTTATCAGCCTTTAGGGAGTCTGAAAAAATTTGATGACATATCATTTAGCTTTATGGTAAATGGAAACAGTAAGATGTTAATGGTAGCTCGTACTTTTCTGGTCAAGCCAGGTCATGAATATCAAGTTAGTTATTCTCTTAAGAATGCGTCTTATGACCCTTTATATCCTCTAACTCTTAACATGGCTATTGTTCCAGGAAGTACTTTTGGAGGAATACCCTATAAAACCTTGCCAAATACGTTTGATACTATGATGTATCAAAATTTTAAGGTGGATATTGAGACTGCTAAGGAAGCCTCATACACAGTAAATATGGATTCAATACAAGTCTATCAGGGCATTATCAGTACAAATACTACAATCATTGATCTAAATCAAAATATTATTGAAGCTAGAAGGGATGTTGAAAAGCTATTTACTGACAATACCTATACAAAATTAAAAGAATTTGTAACGCAAAAAGAATTGGATAGCGTGAAAAAAACTGTTGATTTAGTGGTGAATTCAACCGAAAGAACGTTTCTACTTCAATATACAGAGTTAGCACAAAAATTTTTAGATGATGTACAAATGACGTTAACAACAACAGAGATAAATGACAATATAGAAAGCCTAAACAATAAAGAGGTTAAAGGAACAACTTACCCACATGCCTATGTCCGGATTACAGGAAAAACTAGCTTACCTACCGCCAGTCTACTTTCACCATTTAAAGATGATCCTAAAAATTTTACAATCCAAGCAGATGAACTTGGCAATTATACAGTAAGATTAGAAAATGATGAACATTTTATTGCAGGTGAAAAAATTGTTGTTGAAGCCAATAGACATGGCAAACAAGCAATTGAAAATGTAGTAGTTAAAGATAAAACGCCACCCAAAGGAGAAGCAAAATCCATTCATAGTATTTTAAAAGATGCGATTCCAACACCTGACAAATTTGTGACAGACTTAAATGATTCCAACCCTAATAATAAAAAAATTACAGCTGAGTACTCAACGAAAAATAATAGCGATCAACTGCAACAAATGATGCAAAAAAGTGGGACGTATACGGTTTATGTGATGATTAAAGATGAAGCATCTAATAGTACTGAAATTCAATCAGAATTAATTGTTTATGATTCAAATTCACTATTAGAGAGCACCGATTTTCAAATGGATCAAGAAGAACTATTAAGTTTTTCCAATGAAGAAATGGCCAATCATTTTTTAAGAAGCAGTCAAACGCAAGCCTATCTAATCAAAGATACCAATAAAATTGATTTAACAGATAAACTTCAACTTAGAGGTTTAGATACCTTTAAAAAAGAGTTGGGATCTTATACCTTGAGTTATTTTTTATCTAAAGAAGACAGCGGTTTAACGATAGATTTAACAAGTGAATTTATAGTAACGGTTACACAACCTGACGCGAGTAAGCCAGTAGAACCTACTAATCCGCAACCAGAGACAAGTGTTGACGCTGAAAATGAGGGGACAGGAAATAAAGGATATCTTCGAATGGACTATGCTCCATCAATTTTTGACTTCGGTAAATTAAAAACCTCCTTTTTAAATAAGACGTATCAAGCAAAACAGCCTTTGTCTGTTTCTGGGAAACCGCTAACTAGACAATGGGTACAAGTATCTGATACTAGGTCAAGTAGCAATGGGTGGACGCTAAGCGTACATCAAAGCACTCCGTTTGTGGGGTCTGATGGCTCAACTTTGAAAGGCGCAATATTAAGGATTCCTAAGGGAACAATTTACAACACACTATCAAATGAAATCCCTGTTAGTGATACTAGTATAATTAGTCATGAAATCAGTCTTAGTGAGACACCAACAGCCATTTTAGCAACGCCAAAAAACAAGAATAGAGGGAAAAAAATAACAACTAATGTTTGGAATCCTTCACAAGTTA
- a CDS encoding WxL domain-containing protein has protein sequence MRKLNVSCLLLTILGFGTPAFAESTGVVDFEDDTDVMSPVNPLNPSELGMEDPNNPSTNNPGPLSLNVAPLQFDFGVKTMKDSVLSYSAKDVGTQFIQVTDNRTDANGWVLTIQRNELVSKENTEIKGAKLTIPKGILRNSLHVPASNSAEDEHLKTYKVEVYGDNTPVTILSADQINNNGKATTISAWESSKVQLTFKTIITKKGSYTSTINWSLLTAPTS, from the coding sequence GTGAGAAAACTAAATGTGAGTTGTCTCTTATTAACGATTTTAGGATTTGGAACCCCCGCTTTTGCCGAATCAACTGGAGTGGTTGATTTTGAAGATGATACCGATGTCATGAGCCCTGTTAATCCACTAAATCCATCGGAATTAGGAATGGAAGATCCCAATAATCCGTCTACGAATAATCCTGGACCTCTGTCACTAAACGTTGCCCCACTTCAGTTTGATTTTGGCGTAAAAACAATGAAAGATTCTGTTTTAAGCTACTCAGCAAAGGATGTTGGAACTCAATTTATTCAAGTAACGGACAATCGAACAGATGCAAATGGATGGGTGTTGACTATTCAGCGAAATGAACTAGTATCGAAAGAAAATACAGAAATAAAAGGTGCTAAATTAACAATTCCTAAAGGAATCCTTCGGAATTCTTTACATGTACCAGCAAGCAATAGTGCCGAAGACGAACATCTAAAGACGTATAAAGTAGAAGTTTATGGTGATAATACACCAGTAACGATCTTATCAGCAGATCAAATCAACAATAATGGAAAAGCAACAACGATAAGCGCTTGGGAAAGTTCTAAAGTACAGTTAACATTTAAAACAATAATCACTAAAAAGGGAAGCTATACGTCTACTATTAACTGGAGTTTGTTAACAGCACCAACTAGTTGA
- a CDS encoding DUF916 and DUF3324 domain-containing protein, translating to MKKIISAMSLILLLLGNNVSAESSEETAQPKSDVSYSVKKVKAANEINETNSFYDLRATVGEKKEIQAIITNASNHPIFVKSQIFTAFTNENGAITYNDIPNPVSKSLKFKLSDFTTIESSDKRVEVPPHSEKTVTSLIDVPNNAPDGVILGAWYFEKEDQVVENHEEKGIGIANKYSYSLAIKVTVNQEIDKPELNLKKITTGLSNYRKAIQATIENESPGIVSKLTINAQILNQKNNKILYERQQEEVTMAPNSSFSYPIFLMNQEMKAGDYILNIEATTEDPKWPSQNWSWSQTFRITKEKAQQINQEALNDNVSAKQNKDVLIVGILFLSLSVVVILFLIIKKKYKKKKKVRKIIKRTKMKKESLDKNKGIGW from the coding sequence ATGAAAAAAATAATCAGCGCAATGAGTTTGATCTTGTTACTACTTGGAAACAATGTTTCTGCTGAAAGTTCGGAGGAAACGGCACAACCAAAATCTGATGTCAGCTATAGCGTTAAAAAAGTAAAAGCAGCTAATGAAATTAATGAAACAAATTCTTTTTATGATCTAAGAGCAACAGTGGGTGAAAAAAAAGAAATTCAAGCGATCATAACGAACGCATCAAATCACCCAATCTTTGTAAAATCTCAAATATTTACAGCTTTTACAAATGAGAATGGCGCAATTACGTACAACGATATACCTAATCCTGTATCAAAAAGCTTGAAATTTAAACTAAGCGATTTTACAACGATTGAGTCTTCGGATAAACGAGTGGAAGTACCGCCTCATTCAGAAAAAACAGTAACATCATTGATTGATGTGCCAAATAACGCACCAGATGGTGTGATATTAGGCGCTTGGTACTTTGAAAAAGAAGATCAAGTAGTAGAAAATCACGAAGAAAAAGGGATTGGAATAGCGAATAAATACAGCTATTCACTTGCAATAAAAGTAACGGTCAATCAAGAAATTGACAAACCTGAATTGAACTTAAAAAAAATCACTACAGGATTAAGCAACTACCGAAAAGCGATTCAAGCAACTATTGAAAATGAGTCGCCAGGAATTGTTTCAAAACTAACCATTAATGCTCAAATTTTAAATCAAAAAAATAATAAAATTTTATACGAACGGCAACAAGAAGAAGTAACGATGGCTCCTAATTCAAGTTTTTCTTATCCTATTTTTTTAATGAATCAGGAGATGAAAGCTGGGGATTACATTTTAAATATAGAAGCGACCACTGAAGACCCAAAATGGCCAAGTCAAAACTGGAGCTGGAGTCAAACCTTTCGCATTACTAAAGAAAAAGCACAGCAAATAAATCAGGAAGCACTAAATGACAATGTCTCAGCAAAACAAAATAAGGATGTACTTATTGTTGGTATTTTGTTTCTTAGCCTAAGTGTCGTAGTAATATTGTTCTTAATAATAAAAAAGAAATATAAGAAAAAAAAGAAAGTCAGAAAAATCATTAAACGAACTAAAATGAAAAAAGAGTCACTAGATAAGAATAAAGGAATAGGTTGGTGA